A section of the Flaviflexus equikiangi genome encodes:
- the ctaE gene encoding aa3-type cytochrome oxidase subunit III: MSNVSTATSAAHRAPQITRPNTLSVGIIVWLSSELMFFAGLFAMYFTHRSVAGQAAWSEAAEVLNVPFAAVNTTILMISSITCQLGVWKAEKLIPRREGSILDVRRWGMTEWYMLSFFLGAIFICLQIFEYAELVSHGVTISSGSYGSVFYITTGFHAIHVAGGLVAFLLIVGRTMLTKKFSHREASTAVVTSYYWHFVDVIWIALFFIIYVLK, translated from the coding sequence ATGTCCAATGTGAGTACAGCAACTTCGGCTGCCCATCGTGCGCCACAGATTACGCGTCCCAATACCCTCTCGGTGGGTATCATCGTTTGGCTGTCCAGCGAGCTTATGTTCTTCGCTGGTCTCTTCGCCATGTATTTCACGCACCGGTCCGTCGCTGGACAGGCCGCGTGGAGCGAAGCAGCGGAGGTTCTCAACGTGCCTTTCGCAGCCGTCAACACGACGATCCTCATGATCTCTTCCATCACCTGCCAGCTCGGCGTGTGGAAGGCTGAGAAGCTGATCCCCCGCCGCGAGGGAAGCATCCTCGATGTTCGCCGCTGGGGCATGACCGAGTGGTACATGCTGAGCTTCTTCCTGGGCGCCATCTTCATCTGCCTGCAGATCTTCGAGTACGCGGAGCTCGTCTCCCACGGCGTCACGATCAGCTCGGGCAGCTACGGCTCCGTCTTCTACATCACGACAGGCTTCCACGCGATTCACGTGGCCGGCGGCCTCGTCGCATTCCTCCTGATCGTCGGCCGCACGATGCTGACGAAGAAGTTCAGCCACCGCGAAGCCTCCACGGCTGTCGTCACGTCCTACTACTGGCATTTCGTCGACGTCATCTGGATCGCCCTGTTCTTCATTATCTACGTGCTCAAATGA
- the qcrC gene encoding cytochrome bc1 complex diheme cytochrome c subunit: MITAQARRSRYAPLVLLLLALLCTAGIYSVVATDSATATSGSSSANVQEGEALFEANCASCHGPDAAGTDIAPSLTGVGAASVHFQMITGRMPMANNSPQAEAKEPQFSEEQIEDVAAYVASLGPGPAIPSADMVDPALGDPASGMELFRTNCSMCHNAVGAGGALSEGKVAPSLMDSTPVEIYEAMVTGPQSMPVFNDANITPQGKRDIIAYIDYQQNAESVGGNNLGSIGPVVEGLWIWIIGIGGLCLVAVWIGAKKS; the protein is encoded by the coding sequence GTGATCACCGCACAAGCACGACGAAGCCGGTATGCACCGCTCGTCCTCCTGCTGCTGGCTCTTCTCTGCACGGCAGGAATCTATTCCGTCGTAGCCACCGACAGTGCGACCGCGACGTCTGGCAGCTCGTCCGCGAACGTCCAGGAAGGCGAAGCCCTGTTCGAGGCGAATTGCGCCTCCTGTCACGGCCCAGACGCCGCAGGAACCGACATCGCACCCTCACTCACAGGTGTCGGTGCCGCTTCCGTACATTTCCAGATGATCACAGGCCGCATGCCCATGGCGAACAACTCCCCCCAGGCCGAGGCGAAAGAGCCCCAGTTCTCGGAGGAGCAGATCGAGGATGTCGCGGCCTATGTCGCCTCCCTCGGACCCGGCCCCGCCATCCCGTCAGCGGACATGGTCGATCCTGCGCTCGGCGATCCCGCGTCGGGTATGGAGCTGTTCCGCACGAACTGCTCGATGTGCCACAACGCCGTCGGCGCCGGCGGAGCCCTCTCGGAAGGCAAGGTCGCTCCCTCTCTCATGGACTCGACCCCTGTCGAGATCTATGAGGCCATGGTGACCGGCCCGCAATCGATGCCGGTGTTCAACGATGCGAACATCACCCCGCAGGGCAAGCGCGACATCATCGCCTATATCGACTATCAGCAGAACGCGGAGTCCGTGGGCGGCAACAATCTGGGCTCGATCGGCCCGGTCGTTGAAGGCCTCTGGATTTGGATCATCGGCATCGGCGGGCT